A segment of the Corallococcus silvisoli genome:
AGCGAACCGGTGCGCAGGAAGAGCCAGCCGAACAGCAGTCCCAGCTCCACCCGCGCGAGGAAGCCCACGGGATCCAGGTGGAACGCGCTGAACACCACGGAGGTGATGATCAACGCACGCCAGGGCGACGCGGGGGCCGGCGGAGTCAGTGCGCGCTGGAAGAGGCCGCGGAAGAAGAACTCCTCGCACAGCGGCGCGGCCACGGAGACGCCGCCCAGGAGCAGGGCCAGCTCCACGGGCGTCTGCCCCTCGAAGAGGCGCGAGGCGTCGAACATCTCCCGCACCCATGCGGGGGCCACCCACTGGGCCAGGAACTGGATGGGCACCACCACGGCGAAGAAGTTCGCCACGCCCAGCAGGAAGCCGAACAGCGCCGGAGGCCCCAGGAACGGCGTGAGGCCGGTGTACACGGTTGGCCGGAACCCCGCCTGGCGCAGGACCACCCACGCGAGTCCCAGGAAGATGAACACCTCCGTGAACCACACGCCGAAGGCGGGGTTGAGCAACTGGGTGACCGCCCCCAGCGTGATGAACATGCCGAAGGCCACCGCCGCGGCGAGCACGGGGTGGGGCGCGTCCAGGGGGGCCACCGCGGGAGGCTCCGGCGACCGAGGTTCGCTGGGAGGAGAGGCTTCGTCCACCGTGTCGTCTCCTGCCCCTTCCGCCAGGGCGGAGGCTCGGGTGCCGCGTTCGCTTCGGGTTGTCGGGGGACTTCAGCCCCGGTGGAGGTAGCCGCGGATCTCGTCCGCGAGCGGGTTCTTCCGGGGCAGCTCCGCCGCCGTGGCAGGGTCGCCCATGCGCAGCTTCTTGTCCTCTTCCACGAGGATTCGCTGATCCAGCAGGTACTCCACCGCGTTCTCGAGCGTCGTCTTCGCCAGCGACTCGGCGGCGGTGATGCGGCCGGCGTTGTACTCGCCGCGCCCCGTCTCCAGCGCCAGCTTGACGAAGGACTTGCGGTCGGTGGCCACGCCCGCGGCCACGTCGGGCAGCGTCATGGCCGCCAGCAGGTAGGCCTCCAGGAAGTCGCGCAAGAGGTCCGCGAGGAACTCCAGGTCCGGCTGGGCGTGGGCCTCCGGTGCGCGCGTGAGCGTGTCGCCCTCCTGGATGACCAGGCCCATGCGCACGAGCCGCTCCACGCACTCGCCGAAGATGGTGTCGAAGGACGCGCCCACCCGGTAGATGAACTCCACCTTGAAGAGGCGCGACAGGAACAGCGCGCGGGCCTTCACGGTGTCGTAGGGCGCGGGCGTGCCCGCGAGCAGCGCGTTGGCCACCAGGCTGCGCGCGGCCACCAGGTTCATCAGCGTGTTCTTGTAGAAGGACATCTCCGGACGGCGCGAGTCCTCCACCTGATAGCTGACCTCGCCTCGCGCCTCCTGCGTGCGCACCATCTCGTCGGAGATGAACTCACGCATCGCGTCCTGGATGGGGCCCAGCGTCTCCGGGTTGCTCGGCGCGTTGGCCAGCTCCTTGGACAGCCGCGCGCCGTCCTCGGAGGCGATGCGGCGCAAGAGGCTGATCCGGTCGGTGAGCTCGCGCTGGGTGAGGCCGCGCCGGCGGTGGGCCAGCAGCGACGCGCTCACCAGCGCATGCGGCGTGACGGTGGATACCTTGCTGATGCCGTACATCACGCGGTTGCCCAGCGCGCGGACCAGGCCCTTCTTCTGCTCGTCCGTCACCCCCTCCTGGGGCGACAGGCCACGCGCCTTCATGAACTCCACCAGCGACAGGGGCTCGTCGAAGGTGAGGTGGATGCGGCCGTAGCGCGCCGCCAGCACCTTGGGCGTGCTCAGCAGGGCCTTCAGGTCCTCCGGCTTCTTCTCGCCACCGGCCAGCTCCTTCGAATAGCTGCCGGACTCCACCACCTTCTCGTAGTCGATGGAGACGGGCACGAAGTAGAGGTCGTTGCGCGCGCCGTCCAGCACCGCCTCCACCTGCCACGTGAGCATGCCCAGCTTGGGCGTGAGCAGCTTGCCCGTGCGCGAGCGTCCCCCCTCGGGGAAGAACTCCTGGTGGATGCCGTCGTGCACCAGCTTCTTGATGTACGCCTTGAAGGACGCGGCGTAGACCTTGTC
Coding sequences within it:
- a CDS encoding type II CAAX endopeptidase family protein, giving the protein MDEASPPSEPRSPEPPAVAPLDAPHPVLAAAVAFGMFITLGAVTQLLNPAFGVWFTEVFIFLGLAWVVLRQAGFRPTVYTGLTPFLGPPALFGFLLGVANFFAVVVPIQFLAQWVAPAWVREMFDASRLFEGQTPVELALLLGGVSVAAPLCEEFFFRGLFQRALTPPAPASPWRALIITSVVFSAFHLDPVGFLARVELGLLFGWLFLRTGSLWPGIAAHAANNIVSSALFLAATHSGLAKDAGTDDVTDWRAVLGLALVGWSALLGLRAASQHFPSIWGRGAPAGDEEVRATKSVPLFAVQILPWVLLATLSLVGLAVVDGRGVSLSVYDVQHPVTPLKKDADPALQAERKALQQLRVAVRKGQAPMERYEEERLRQSEAYGPPDKKKPSR
- a CDS encoding 1-acyl-sn-glycerol-3-phosphate acyltransferase, which translates into the protein MDTALAQTVTQGEALKEEFGPMSRVLGARYFDGVHFPPEAENELRALSARGFVVHVMRTTAWINFLYIAWAMVRRAMPPIRAVVNLRPWFTRPWRQTAQGGAVEERFRYAGEQGGSGLVFLRRTALLHASGKETREDPFPALVRLARSSERPVFLVPELFVWEKRAAKLKPGWRDVVFGSPEAPGFVHSMVAFFRNYKRAQFRVGEPIDLRRFIEENPQATDEVLARKVRSALHVYLARETRAVFGPPQKPTDRLIEETLRDRQLRKVLDEHAAATGRKPASVQREAKRNLEAIAAKPNPSVLALIAPVLEWVFNRIYDGIGVDEAGLHRALKAAGKAPVVLCPSHKSHVDYLVMSWVLWNRGYTAPLVAAGANLSFWPLGPMFRRCGAFFLRRSFKGDKVYAASFKAYIKKLVHDGIHQEFFPEGGRSRTGKLLTPKLGMLTWQVEAVLDGARNDLYFVPVSIDYEKVVESGSYSKELAGGEKKPEDLKALLSTPKVLAARYGRIHLTFDEPLSLVEFMKARGLSPQEGVTDEQKKGLVRALGNRVMYGISKVSTVTPHALVSASLLAHRRRGLTQRELTDRISLLRRIASEDGARLSKELANAPSNPETLGPIQDAMREFISDEMVRTQEARGEVSYQVEDSRRPEMSFYKNTLMNLVAARSLVANALLAGTPAPYDTVKARALFLSRLFKVEFIYRVGASFDTIFGECVERLVRMGLVIQEGDTLTRAPEAHAQPDLEFLADLLRDFLEAYLLAAMTLPDVAAGVATDRKSFVKLALETGRGEYNAGRITAAESLAKTTLENAVEYLLDQRILVEEDKKLRMGDPATAAELPRKNPLADEIRGYLHRG